From the genome of Halorussus caseinilyticus, one region includes:
- a CDS encoding thiamine pyrophosphate-dependent dehydrogenase E1 component subunit alpha: MVVIDLETEDGQREAMRRMLTIRAFDSKAGELFGDGELPGFVHLYIGEEAVGVGACAALEDDDYITSTHRGHGHCIAKGLDPEEMMAELYGKADGYCNGKGGSMHIADVDAGMLGANGIVGAGPPLATGAALTSQYNDEGTVALAFFGDGAVAQGQIHEAINIAATWDLPAVFLVENNQFGEGTPVEKQHNVQNLSETAEAYNIPGFTVDGMDVTAVYEAVREARKRAADGEGPTFIEAETYRYRGHFEGDQQPYRTDEDVAIWQDRDAIESFKGRLVEAGTLTESEFDEMEATARDEIEAAAAKAKEADYPDPSEAYDDMFNQTVPEISAFADRMRTDGGEDR; this comes from the coding sequence ATGGTAGTAATCGACCTCGAAACGGAGGACGGCCAGAGAGAAGCGATGCGCCGGATGCTGACCATCCGCGCGTTCGACAGCAAAGCGGGGGAACTGTTCGGCGACGGGGAACTTCCCGGATTCGTCCACCTCTACATCGGCGAGGAGGCCGTCGGCGTCGGGGCCTGTGCCGCGCTGGAAGACGACGACTACATCACGAGTACCCACCGCGGTCACGGCCACTGCATCGCGAAGGGACTCGACCCCGAGGAGATGATGGCGGAACTGTACGGCAAAGCCGACGGCTACTGCAACGGGAAGGGCGGGTCGATGCACATCGCGGACGTGGACGCCGGAATGTTGGGCGCGAACGGCATCGTCGGCGCGGGACCGCCGCTGGCGACGGGTGCCGCCCTCACGTCCCAATACAACGACGAGGGGACCGTCGCGCTCGCGTTCTTCGGCGACGGGGCCGTCGCACAGGGCCAGATTCACGAGGCTATCAACATCGCCGCGACGTGGGACCTCCCGGCGGTGTTCTTGGTCGAGAACAACCAGTTCGGCGAGGGGACGCCCGTCGAGAAGCAACACAACGTCCAGAATCTCAGCGAGACGGCCGAGGCGTACAACATCCCCGGCTTCACGGTCGATGGGATGGACGTGACGGCCGTCTACGAGGCGGTACGCGAGGCCCGCAAGCGCGCCGCCGACGGCGAGGGACCGACGTTTATCGAAGCGGAGACGTACCGCTACCGCGGCCACTTCGAGGGCGACCAGCAACCCTACCGGACCGACGAGGATGTCGCAATCTGGCAGGACCGCGACGCCATCGAGTCGTTCAAAGGGCGACTGGTCGAGGCCGGGACGCTCACCGAATCGGAGTTCGACGAGATGGAAGCGACGGCCCGAGACGAAATCGAAGCGGCGGCCGCGAAAGCGAAAGAAGCCGACTACCCCGACCCGAGCGAGGCGTACGACGACATGTTCAACCAGACCGTCCCGGAGATTAGTGCGTTTGCCGACCGAATGCGGACCGACGGGGGTGAGGACCGATGA
- a CDS encoding glycosyl hydrolase: protein MDEHTDETESDWRSQSNERDESNDTPSLSRRTYCKALGAVGLAGSASIPEPVTAASGIHSVGNGSYTHAKPSGEDEPPTTLYTTGNVGGPMPSNDWWSSALVTGYSENLFFHPGFALADGTGLQVGHPTTWNYPGADAKMNVERDFTLGHTATTFADTRVDGYSDWSVTLKWDTGTGTTLTASLTKGSPYIFCEYDGGGAELEFRTAPTVWDDRGNVLGLTHDGKHYGLFAPSGDDWSGVGSATLTNDLTGGYVTIAVLPDGTSSTLDTFEQYAYNFITDTGAGDATRVSPTYDQAAGEVRTTYSFNTTTKPESQASGTITGLYPHQHKYLDDSTLAYTYECPRGTMKTTSGSSFTTTHPFRGILPFLPDEGSYDSSELSSYVNEVSASYDDSQGSGTYWTGKDYGRMAEAAPIADQVGNTSKRDALHDAIRTELEDWLTASNGESENLFYYNDQWGTLLGYPDSFGAASSLNDHHFHYGYFVRGAAELARNDESWSADSNWGGMVDLLVRDYANWERPNGANTQEPADNPADSFPFLRNFSPFGGHSWAAGTAEFADGNNQESSSEAIHAYGAMVQWAVFTGNDEMLNWAAYLYTHEMLASMEYWFDVDNQNQPDGWDHDTAGIVWGDKYAYGTWFSSDSEAIHGINYLPFGGHSLYLGWDADLAERNYSEAVANDDNGGAWDYWPDIMWNYRAFSNVSDAKDMFQSAKNYTPEAGETKAHTYHWIYNIDAMGNPDPSVTADYPLAYAFDDGTETTYVAYNGEDASITVTFSDGTSLSVPANSMATSTGDSSDPSDTTAPTTPSNLSSTGHTSSSVSLAWDAASDSGSGVDHYNVYVDGTRSQQVSAGTTMTTVSGLASGTTYDFYVTAVDGAGNESGASNTVSVTTDSSGNSDYSQSATRIDGSDGDTAIDELLFEFVSNVGSDWVDVHYTVNGGTQYNYRMNNPSGDTHTLDTSPDYVVGDFSSGDNVEYYFTYEKNGGANDTEWFSLTY from the coding sequence ATGGACGAACACACCGACGAAACGGAATCCGACTGGCGGAGTCAGTCGAACGAACGAGACGAATCGAACGACACGCCGTCGCTGTCGCGGCGAACCTACTGCAAGGCGCTCGGTGCCGTCGGGTTAGCCGGGTCGGCGTCGATACCGGAACCGGTCACGGCCGCGAGCGGAATTCACAGCGTCGGCAACGGAAGCTACACCCACGCGAAGCCATCGGGCGAGGACGAACCGCCGACGACGCTGTACACGACCGGAAACGTCGGGGGACCGATGCCGTCCAACGACTGGTGGTCGTCTGCGCTCGTCACCGGGTACTCGGAGAACCTCTTCTTCCATCCGGGGTTCGCACTGGCCGACGGGACCGGTTTGCAGGTCGGCCATCCGACGACGTGGAACTACCCCGGAGCGGACGCGAAGATGAACGTCGAGCGCGACTTCACGCTGGGCCACACCGCGACCACGTTCGCCGATACGCGAGTCGATGGGTACAGCGACTGGTCGGTGACGCTGAAGTGGGACACCGGCACCGGGACGACCCTCACCGCCTCGTTGACGAAGGGTTCACCGTACATCTTCTGTGAGTACGACGGCGGCGGTGCCGAACTCGAATTCCGGACGGCTCCCACCGTCTGGGACGACCGGGGGAACGTCCTCGGACTGACCCACGACGGCAAACACTACGGACTGTTCGCGCCCTCGGGCGACGACTGGTCTGGCGTCGGGTCGGCCACGCTGACCAACGACCTCACGGGTGGATACGTGACGATTGCCGTCCTCCCCGACGGCACGTCTTCGACCCTCGACACCTTCGAGCAGTACGCGTACAACTTCATCACCGACACTGGCGCGGGCGATGCGACCCGTGTCAGTCCGACCTACGACCAAGCCGCTGGCGAGGTCCGGACGACCTACTCGTTCAACACGACGACCAAGCCCGAGAGTCAGGCCAGCGGAACGATTACGGGACTGTATCCCCACCAACACAAGTATCTCGACGACTCGACGCTGGCCTACACCTACGAGTGCCCGCGCGGTACGATGAAGACGACCAGCGGGTCGTCGTTCACGACGACCCACCCCTTCCGCGGCATCCTCCCGTTCCTGCCCGACGAAGGGTCTTACGACAGTTCGGAGCTATCGAGCTACGTCAACGAGGTGTCGGCGAGCTACGACGACAGTCAAGGAAGCGGAACCTACTGGACCGGGAAGGACTACGGTCGGATGGCCGAGGCGGCACCAATCGCCGACCAAGTCGGCAACACGAGCAAGCGAGACGCCCTGCACGACGCCATCCGGACGGAACTGGAGGACTGGCTCACCGCCAGCAACGGCGAGAGCGAGAACCTCTTCTATTACAACGACCAGTGGGGCACGCTACTGGGCTACCCGGACTCGTTCGGCGCGGCCAGCAGTCTCAACGACCACCACTTCCACTACGGCTACTTCGTTCGGGGCGCGGCCGAACTCGCCCGCAACGACGAGTCGTGGAGCGCGGACAGCAACTGGGGCGGGATGGTCGACCTGCTCGTCCGCGACTACGCGAACTGGGAACGACCGAACGGCGCGAATACCCAAGAACCGGCGGACAACCCCGCCGACTCGTTCCCGTTCCTGCGGAACTTCAGTCCGTTCGGCGGCCACTCGTGGGCCGCGGGCACCGCGGAGTTCGCGGATGGCAACAACCAAGAGTCGTCCTCGGAAGCCATCCACGCTTACGGCGCGATGGTCCAGTGGGCCGTCTTCACGGGCAACGACGAGATGCTGAACTGGGCGGCGTATCTCTACACTCACGAGATGCTCGCCTCGATGGAATACTGGTTCGACGTGGACAACCAGAACCAACCCGACGGCTGGGACCACGACACCGCGGGCATCGTGTGGGGTGACAAGTACGCCTACGGGACGTGGTTCTCCAGCGATTCCGAGGCGATTCACGGCATCAACTACCTGCCGTTCGGCGGTCACTCGCTGTACCTCGGGTGGGACGCCGACTTGGCCGAACGCAACTACAGCGAAGCGGTTGCCAACGACGACAACGGCGGCGCGTGGGACTACTGGCCGGACATCATGTGGAACTACCGGGCGTTCTCGAACGTGAGCGACGCCAAGGACATGTTCCAGTCGGCGAAAAACTACACGCCGGAGGCTGGCGAGACGAAGGCCCACACCTACCACTGGATTTACAACATCGACGCGATGGGGAACCCGGACCCGTCGGTGACCGCGGACTATCCGCTCGCCTACGCGTTCGACGACGGAACCGAGACGACCTACGTGGCCTACAACGGCGAAGACGCGTCCATCACGGTGACCTTCTCGGACGGCACGTCGCTCTCGGTTCCGGCCAACTCGATGGCGACGAGTACGGGCGACAGCAGCGACCCATCCGACACGACGGCCCCGACCACGCCGTCGAACCTCAGTTCGACCGGTCACACCAGTTCGTCGGTCAGTCTCGCGTGGGACGCCGCGAGCGACAGCGGTTCGGGCGTTGACCACTACAACGTCTACGTCGACGGGACACGGAGCCAGCAGGTCTCGGCGGGGACGACCATGACGACCGTCTCCGGTCTCGCCAGCGGTACGACGTACGACTTCTACGTCACCGCCGTGGACGGCGCGGGCAACGAATCCGGCGCGTCCAACACCGTCAGCGTCACCACCGACTCGTCGGGGAACAGTGACTACAGCCAGAGTGCCACCCGAATCGACGGCTCCGACGGCGATACCGCCATCGACGAACTGCTGTTCGAGTTCGTCTCGAACGTCGGTTCGGACTGGGTGGACGTTCACTACACCGTCAACGGAGGCACGCAGTACAACTACCGGATGAACAACCCGAGCGGCGACACGCACACGCTCGACACGAGTCCGGACTACGTGGTCGGCGACTTCAGTTCGGGCGACAACGTCGAGTACTACTTCACGTACGAGAAGAACGGCGGGGCGAACGACACGGAGTGGTTTAGCCTCACGTACTGA
- a CDS encoding glycoside hydrolase family 97 catalytic domain-containing protein yields the protein MPNRDMRDVNTSADEGYDRREFLGQLVGAGAAISVPAGAATERVLAGSTDATQSVVSPNGDAQVTFKLVDGTPYYNISYKGTQPLNDSTLGFEFANQENLDDGFEVTGTTTDSADTTWQPVWGEQSSVRDNYEELTVGLRHAATGRNLNLTFRAYDDGVAFRYTIPENSGVGDFAVTQENTGFDFAGDYTSWWIANNWNNYEYLYNEDPLSQISGEGDGNGNHDRKSTVDGVNTPFTMRVASDCYMSIHEANLTDWAGMTVTRWNGRATRFESDLVPLPDGTRVKGSAPHASPWRVFMLGETPGDLLESDIVLNLNDPCAYSDTSWIEPQKYCGVWWELHIGKSTWAPGPDVGANTENVKDYIDFASEHGIPNVMAEGWNTGWGDGDNAPADEDGPFNWEDMNFTETHSQFDWQEVTDYATNNGVHFMAHNETGSNVKDHDQYSYEGQLHDAFSMYQSAGVEAIKSGYVNENGVLMDASETRYNHHCQAMVNHYQKVVETAAEYGIMVNAHEPIKPTGKRRTYPNFMSREGVSGMEYQNFRGQGNPPEHTPELAFTRMLAGPTDYNTGLFDLTYRAYKDTRVHNTRARELAQLVVFHSGVQMVTDRPVNYDYDLEAFQFVKDVPVDWDETKVLAGDIGQHVSIARRDGDDWWVGSAVADPDRLRLPLDFLDSGTYDAHVYQDGYKARTYGYESAVEVRHFEIEDTDSLVADLPEGGGQAVHLTPATGNEDPVPGHYETYSSASYGEPGHDATEFNIVSTGQDVWTGADDYTAVYEADAVGTDGRVRVEVPYQEDTDGWAKSGIVVRNDVTAAGSSTGYVGLFVTPNNGVQLAWDSDDDGYLDTGTQASGVSAGVRLRLDRSGSDFTGYYSTDGGSTWTQVGTCTVGSAASAQDAAMVHCSHSDARGVATFADFRVDDRIPMTRPVPSQYETFATNAAEFGLDQNGTDLHVNAAGEDMWTGADAYGALVDRDAVGTDDWVEVQLKGQEDTDGWAKSGIMIRNDATDPGSATGYVALHATPQNGVQFAWDADGDGHLDTDARASNTYQPVWLAIEKSGTTFTAYYTKDKSDGDWTQIGSVDLGSAASTQDAAMFTCSHASGEGIAEFANFGVY from the coding sequence ATGCCGAATCGAGACATGAGAGATGTGAACACGTCAGCAGACGAAGGCTACGACAGGCGGGAGTTCCTTGGGCAACTCGTCGGAGCGGGCGCGGCGATTTCCGTCCCGGCGGGCGCGGCGACGGAGCGGGTACTCGCCGGTTCGACGGACGCGACTCAATCGGTCGTCTCTCCGAACGGGGACGCGCAAGTGACGTTCAAACTCGTCGATGGGACGCCCTACTACAATATCTCCTACAAGGGGACCCAACCCCTGAACGACTCGACGCTGGGCTTCGAGTTCGCCAATCAGGAGAACCTCGACGATGGCTTCGAGGTGACCGGCACCACCACCGACTCCGCGGACACGACGTGGCAACCGGTGTGGGGCGAGCAGTCGTCGGTTCGGGACAACTACGAGGAGTTGACGGTCGGACTGCGCCACGCCGCGACCGGCCGAAACCTCAATCTCACCTTCCGCGCGTACGACGACGGGGTTGCGTTCCGGTACACCATCCCCGAGAACTCGGGCGTCGGCGACTTCGCCGTCACGCAGGAGAACACCGGGTTCGACTTCGCGGGCGACTACACCAGCTGGTGGATTGCCAACAATTGGAACAACTACGAGTACCTCTACAACGAGGACCCCCTCTCTCAAATCAGCGGCGAGGGCGACGGGAACGGCAATCACGACCGGAAATCGACCGTGGACGGCGTGAACACGCCGTTCACGATGCGGGTAGCGAGCGACTGCTACATGAGTATCCACGAGGCCAACCTCACCGACTGGGCCGGGATGACCGTCACGCGGTGGAACGGCCGGGCGACCCGCTTCGAGTCGGACTTGGTTCCCCTGCCCGACGGCACGCGGGTCAAGGGGTCGGCACCCCACGCCTCGCCGTGGCGGGTGTTCATGCTCGGCGAGACGCCCGGCGACTTGCTCGAATCCGACATCGTGCTGAACCTCAACGACCCCTGCGCGTACAGCGACACCTCGTGGATAGAACCCCAGAAGTACTGCGGCGTCTGGTGGGAGTTGCACATCGGCAAATCGACGTGGGCACCCGGTCCCGACGTGGGGGCTAACACCGAGAACGTCAAAGACTACATCGACTTCGCCAGCGAACACGGGATTCCGAACGTGATGGCCGAGGGGTGGAACACCGGGTGGGGCGACGGCGACAACGCGCCCGCCGACGAGGACGGCCCGTTCAACTGGGAGGATATGAACTTCACCGAGACCCACTCCCAGTTCGACTGGCAGGAGGTCACGGACTACGCGACGAACAACGGCGTCCACTTCATGGCCCACAACGAGACCGGTTCGAACGTCAAAGACCATGACCAGTACTCCTACGAGGGGCAACTCCACGACGCGTTCTCGATGTACCAGTCGGCGGGCGTCGAGGCCATCAAGTCGGGGTACGTCAACGAGAACGGCGTCCTGATGGACGCCTCCGAGACCCGGTACAACCACCACTGTCAGGCGATGGTCAACCACTACCAGAAGGTGGTCGAAACCGCCGCCGAGTACGGGATTATGGTCAACGCCCACGAACCAATCAAGCCGACGGGCAAGCGCCGGACCTACCCCAACTTCATGTCCCGTGAGGGCGTCTCGGGCATGGAGTACCAGAACTTCCGCGGGCAGGGCAACCCGCCGGAACACACGCCCGAGTTGGCGTTCACCCGGATGCTGGCGGGGCCGACCGACTACAACACCGGTCTGTTCGACCTGACCTACCGCGCGTACAAGGACACCCGCGTCCACAACACCAGAGCGCGCGAACTCGCCCAACTGGTCGTCTTCCACAGCGGCGTCCAGATGGTGACGGACCGGCCCGTCAACTACGACTACGACCTCGAAGCCTTCCAGTTCGTCAAAGACGTGCCTGTCGATTGGGACGAGACGAAGGTGCTGGCGGGCGACATCGGCCAGCACGTCTCCATCGCCAGACGCGACGGCGACGACTGGTGGGTCGGCTCCGCCGTCGCCGACCCCGACCGACTTCGCCTTCCGCTGGACTTCCTCGACTCGGGCACCTACGACGCCCACGTCTATCAGGACGGCTACAAAGCGAGGACCTACGGCTACGAGTCGGCCGTCGAGGTCCGCCACTTCGAAATCGAGGACACCGACTCGCTGGTCGCCGACCTGCCCGAGGGCGGCGGGCAGGCGGTCCACCTGACGCCCGCGACGGGGAACGAAGACCCGGTTCCGGGCCACTACGAAACCTACTCGTCGGCCTCCTACGGCGAACCCGGCCACGACGCGACCGAGTTCAACATCGTCTCGACCGGACAGGACGTGTGGACCGGTGCCGACGACTACACCGCCGTCTACGAGGCCGACGCCGTCGGCACCGACGGCCGCGTCCGAGTCGAGGTCCCGTATCAGGAGGACACCGACGGGTGGGCGAAATCCGGCATCGTCGTCCGCAACGACGTGACGGCCGCGGGAAGTTCGACAGGCTACGTCGGCCTGTTCGTCACGCCGAACAACGGCGTTCAGTTGGCGTGGGACAGCGACGACGACGGCTACCTCGACACCGGGACCCAAGCGAGCGGCGTCTCTGCTGGCGTCCGCCTGCGACTCGACCGGTCGGGAAGCGACTTCACCGGCTACTACAGCACCGACGGCGGTTCGACGTGGACGCAGGTCGGCACCTGTACGGTCGGGTCGGCCGCGAGCGCGCAGGACGCCGCGATGGTCCACTGCTCGCACAGCGACGCTCGCGGCGTCGCCACGTTCGCCGACTTCCGCGTGGACGACCGCATCCCGATGACGCGCCCCGTCCCGAGCCAGTACGAGACGTTCGCCACGAACGCCGCCGAGTTCGGTCTCGACCAGAACGGCACCGACCTCCACGTCAACGCCGCTGGCGAGGACATGTGGACCGGCGCTGACGCCTACGGCGCGCTCGTGGACCGCGACGCCGTGGGGACCGACGACTGGGTGGAGGTCCAGCTCAAGGGCCAAGAGGACACCGACGGCTGGGCCAAGTCCGGCATCATGATTCGCAACGACGCGACGGACCCGGGGAGCGCCACCGGTTACGTCGCGCTCCACGCCACGCCCCAGAACGGCGTCCAGTTCGCGTGGGACGCCGACGGCGACGGCCACCTCGACACCGACGCCCGCGCGTCGAACACCTACCAACCGGTCTGGCTCGCCATCGAGAAGTCGGGCACGACGTTCACGGCCTACTACACGAAGGACAAGTCCGACGGCGACTGGACCCAAATCGGGAGCGTGGACCTCGGGTCGGCCGCGAGTACGCAGGACGCCGCGATGTTCACCTGCTCGCACGCCTCGGGCGAAGGCATCGCCGAGTTCGCCAACTTCGGGGTGTACTGA
- a CDS encoding GNAT family N-acetyltransferase has product MTHQSDDPNRPPKYGGPRDPSDERAGVRIGTRSDPNHAPDGRRYGSAFRSLGDAPDGQSASAAPGSEVGQRERPSPPDSPVPNDLLEAFAALDFETDAQKRVYRYVERQGVASDEEVHEQIDLPTEDLAIAIQWLVKQNYLEADDGILRAVRGTDVEMTYAMGGLDVTIRPAGQEDLADLVTLIRDVTDGRTYVVAESIAAQLASQGTVIRHTDTRSRLFFVATVDDATTGDSQLVGWAHLTLPGIEYLDHTAELTVGVRSDLRRRGIGSQLSRTALAWAAANGYHKVYQSLPGTNRAAIDFLGNHGWTVEAVRRDHYRIDGEFVDEVMMAVGL; this is encoded by the coding sequence ATGACTCACCAGTCCGACGACCCGAACCGACCGCCCAAGTACGGCGGACCGAGAGACCCCTCCGACGAGCGCGCCGGAGTTCGAATCGGCACCCGGTCGGACCCGAACCACGCGCCGGACGGCCGTCGATACGGTAGTGCGTTCCGGTCTCTCGGGGACGCCCCCGACGGTCAATCCGCCAGCGCCGCCCCCGGTTCGGAGGTGGGCCAGCGCGAACGGCCGTCGCCCCCCGATTCGCCGGTTCCCAACGACCTCCTCGAAGCGTTCGCGGCACTCGACTTCGAGACCGACGCCCAGAAGCGCGTCTACCGCTACGTCGAACGGCAAGGCGTCGCGTCCGACGAAGAAGTCCACGAGCAAATCGACTTGCCCACCGAGGACCTCGCCATCGCAATCCAGTGGCTCGTCAAGCAGAACTACCTCGAAGCGGACGACGGGATACTCCGCGCCGTCCGCGGTACGGATGTCGAGATGACGTACGCGATGGGGGGCCTCGACGTGACCATTCGCCCGGCCGGACAGGAGGACCTCGCGGACCTCGTGACGCTCATCCGCGACGTGACCGACGGGCGGACGTACGTCGTCGCCGAGAGCATCGCCGCGCAACTCGCCTCCCAGGGGACCGTCATCCGCCACACGGACACCCGCTCGCGTCTGTTCTTCGTCGCCACGGTGGACGACGCGACGACGGGCGACTCGCAACTCGTCGGGTGGGCGCATCTCACCCTCCCCGGCATCGAGTACCTCGACCACACCGCCGAACTGACCGTTGGCGTGCGGTCGGACTTGCGTCGGCGGGGTATCGGAAGCCAACTCTCACGGACCGCGCTCGCTTGGGCCGCCGCCAACGGCTACCACAAGGTGTACCAGAGCCTCCCCGGTACGAACCGGGCGGCCATCGACTTCCTCGGGAATCACGGGTGGACAGTCGAGGCGGTTCGTCGGGACCACTACCGCATCGACGGTGAGTTCGTGGACGAGGTGATGATGGCAGTTGGGTTGTAG
- a CDS encoding type II/IV secretion system ATPase subunit, with the protein MSDTAAASGGPTTGEDPSVVPPPKPPDDPEAWYAPEVRTQYELHPGVVATIAESDEGFDYRVREPGLSPAGEDALERVADHFADANLARPLTREGASERMAAGFEPKYRRIVDRLTDLPPDARRRVEYFALRDLRCLGALTPLALDDGIDVADTAGERLVVHTDDYAPADTAFPADAEYLERFASERVETHTVDFREFRVPVVVYREHLLANDSFTTKYAVLEPDLLPGDEELIQECKDRIWETNVDGVVEDRAGFVRERARTFLSRRLTARNTRAWFDAAKYRVRTALAEYDLAVPPVNHRFSTDRLSDLVYYVMRDFVGHGKLTVPIRDDLLEDIEANRVGERIKVVPRGREIGHGERAPTNLTFEDEETFANVVTQMAASDGTELNASNPSAKVNLRPEGVPESVTIRAAVALGVISEDGPHISIRKQAPEAMTPVDLLESGSLSTEIVTLLWQAYEHHGVVLFSGPTGTGKTTLMNSHMPFIPYRDRPISIDEGSREVRLPHETGVSLTTRDHESDYKRVTMADLMTECNYLNPDVEVIAEINTPASFRTFAESLNTGHGIIGTTHAEDVEKLVNRVVEQGLPPYLLRELDLVVFPRKVDGDRYVGEVVELLSQSAFEELDSRARCGAIEKDDATVYWNTVARRDTDGNFSIAYDHPQLGDSNEERRLRFFDRLADRTDRPVAKVEAEFHRKHRYVQYLEQEGMDDFEELFAFLADLRNDEAATVERVKREGA; encoded by the coding sequence ATGAGCGATACCGCGGCCGCGAGCGGAGGCCCGACGACGGGCGAGGACCCTTCGGTCGTCCCACCGCCCAAGCCACCCGACGACCCCGAGGCGTGGTACGCGCCCGAGGTCCGAACCCAGTACGAACTCCACCCCGGCGTCGTCGCCACCATCGCCGAGTCCGACGAGGGGTTCGACTACCGGGTCCGGGAACCCGGCCTCTCGCCCGCGGGCGAGGACGCTCTCGAACGCGTGGCCGACCACTTCGCCGACGCCAACCTCGCGCGTCCGCTGACCCGCGAGGGCGCGAGCGAGCGCATGGCCGCCGGGTTCGAACCGAAGTACCGGCGCATCGTGGACCGCCTGACCGACCTGCCGCCCGACGCCCGGCGGCGCGTCGAGTACTTCGCGCTCCGCGACCTGCGGTGTCTCGGCGCGCTGACGCCGCTGGCGTTGGACGACGGCATCGACGTGGCCGACACCGCGGGCGAGCGGTTGGTGGTCCACACCGACGACTACGCGCCCGCCGACACCGCGTTCCCGGCCGACGCCGAGTATCTGGAGCGGTTCGCCAGCGAGCGAGTCGAGACCCACACCGTCGATTTCCGCGAGTTTCGGGTGCCGGTCGTGGTCTATCGGGAGCATCTGCTCGCCAACGACTCCTTTACGACCAAGTACGCCGTGCTGGAACCCGACCTCCTGCCGGGCGACGAGGAGTTGATTCAGGAGTGTAAGGATAGGATTTGGGAGACCAACGTCGATGGCGTGGTCGAAGACCGGGCGGGGTTCGTCCGCGAGCGCGCCCGGACCTTCCTCTCGCGGCGATTGACGGCGCGAAACACCAGAGCATGGTTCGACGCCGCGAAGTATCGGGTCCGGACCGCCCTCGCGGAGTACGACTTGGCCGTGCCGCCGGTGAACCACCGGTTCTCGACCGACAGGCTCTCTGACTTGGTGTACTACGTGATGCGCGATTTCGTCGGGCACGGAAAGCTGACGGTCCCGATTCGGGACGACCTGTTGGAGGACATCGAGGCCAACCGGGTCGGCGAGCGCATCAAGGTGGTGCCGCGGGGCCGGGAAATCGGTCACGGCGAGCGCGCGCCGACGAACCTCACGTTCGAGGACGAAGAGACGTTCGCCAACGTCGTCACGCAGATGGCCGCCAGCGACGGCACGGAGTTGAACGCCTCGAACCCGAGCGCGAAGGTCAACCTCCGACCCGAAGGCGTGCCCGAATCGGTCACGATTCGGGCCGCCGTCGCCCTCGGCGTCATCAGCGAGGACGGTCCCCACATCTCCATCCGCAAGCAAGCGCCCGAGGCGATGACGCCCGTGGACTTGCTGGAGTCGGGCAGTCTCTCGACCGAAATCGTGACCCTGCTCTGGCAGGCCTACGAGCATCACGGGGTCGTGCTGTTCTCCGGGCCGACCGGCACGGGAAAGACGACCTTGATGAATTCGCACATGCCGTTCATCCCGTACCGCGACCGGCCGATTTCGATAGACGAAGGCTCGCGGGAGGTCCGTCTGCCCCACGAGACGGGCGTCTCGCTCACGACGCGCGACCACGAGAGCGACTACAAGCGCGTGACGATGGCCGACCTGATGACCGAGTGCAACTACCTGAATCCGGACGTGGAGGTCATCGCGGAAATCAACACGCCCGCGAGTTTCCGTACGTTCGCCGAGAGTTTGAACACCGGTCACGGCATCATCGGCACCACACACGCCGAGGACGTGGAGAAACTGGTGAATCGGGTCGTCGAGCAGGGCCTGCCACCCTATCTCCTGCGGGAGTTGGACCTCGTGGTGTTCCCCCGGAAGGTGGACGGCGACCGGTACGTCGGCGAGGTGGTCGAACTGCTCTCGCAGTCGGCGTTCGAGGAACTCGACTCGCGGGCGCGGTGCGGCGCAATCGAGAAAGACGACGCGACGGTCTACTGGAACACGGTCGCCCGCCGGGACACTGACGGCAACTTTTCTATTGCTTACGACCACCCACAGTTAGGTGATAGCAACGAAGAGCGTCGTCTGCGGTTCTTCGACCGCCTCGCCGACCGGACCGACCGCCCCGTCGCAAAAGTCGAAGCGGAGTTCCACCGCAAGCACCGGTACGTCCAGTATCTCGAACAGGAGGGAATGGACGACTTCGAAGAACTGTTCGCGTTCCTCGCCGACTTGCGCAACGACGAGGCGGCGACGGTCGAACGGGTCAAGCGGGAGGGGGCGTAG